In Episyrphus balteatus chromosome 4, idEpiBalt1.1, whole genome shotgun sequence, the sequence TTGGTAAGTAAAGAAAAACATACATttacaaaataacttttttgtttgtggttgTGTTTTCAAAGAATCTACGGATttttattttgccttaaaaatttgataagaaataaaTCACTTACATAAACAACTCATGTAGAACTCTCTTAAAAATATGACAGTTCACAATCACGAAATTAATCAAGCTTCATTTCTCACCAACAGATGGCCGTAGTTATTTTCCTATTGTGAATGCACCTCATTGCTCCTGTCACTTTtgacatacaaaaatttgacaGCTTAAATTTTCTAgacaacaattttattttttttaatcaacacacgtctcaaaaatataaataaaaaatagcattaaattcttcaaaataaactaaaatatcaattaaaatgtCTAACATAACAGCGGCCGTAATAgcaaatcgaaataaaaaacatttcctTGGTGTACCAGCACCACTCGGCTATGTAGCCGGTGTTGGTCGTGGGTAAGTTCAATACAAACTGACACCAAaacgtttaaaacaaaaatgcattccCTCCCCACAACAGTGCCACAGGCTTCACAACTCGCTCTGACATCGGTCCCGCTCGCGATGCCAACGACGTCTCTGACGATCGTCATGCTCCCCCCGCAgccaaacgcaaaaaaaaagaagaagaagaggaagacGACGAGGATTTAAACGATTCAAATTATGACGAATTCAGTGGATACAGTGGATCACTGTTTTCCAAAGATCCATATGACAAAGATGACGAAGAAGCTGATGCCATCTATGAATCCATAGACAAAAGAATGGATGAAAAAAGGAAGGAGTACAGAGATCGTCGAATGAAAGAGGACTTGGAAAAATATCGTCAAGAACGtccaaaaatacaacaacaattttctGATTTAAAACGTAGTTTGGCCACTGTCACCGCTGAGGAATGGTCAACTATTCCCGAAGTTGGTGATAGTCGCAATAGGAAACAAAGAAATCCTCGAGCGGAGAAGTTTACTCCGCTCCCGGATAGTGTCATTTCGAGAAATCTGGGCGGAGAAGCCTCCTCCACAATTGACCCTCGTTCGGGTTTGTCTTCGATGGTTCCTGGTGTTGCTACACCGGGAATGTTGACACCAACTGGTGACTTGGATTTGAGAAAGATTGGCCAAGCTAGGAACACCCTAATGAATGTCAAGCTTTCTCAAGTCTCTGATTCAGTTGAGGGACAAACTGTCGTTGATCCGAAAGGATACTTGACAGATTTGCAAAGTATGATTCCGACTTATGGAGGTGATATTAATGATATCAAAAAAGCTCGTTTGCTTTTAAAGAGTGTGAGAGAGACAAATCCTAATCATCCTCCAGCTTGGATTGCTTCAGCTCGTCTGGAGGAAGTCACTGGGAAGGTTCAAATGGCTAGGAATCTCATAATGAGAGGTTGTGAGATTAATCCTCAAAGTGAGGATCTTTGGTTGGAGGCAGCACGTTTGCAACCACCAGATACAGCTAAAGCAGTTATAGCTCAAGCTGCTCGCCATATTCCCACTTCGGTGAGAATATGGATTAAAGCCGCTGACTTAGAAACCGAAACCAAAGCCAAGCGACGAGTATTCCGCAAAGCCCTCGAACATATTCCAAACTCCGTTCGTCTCTGGAAAGCCGCTGTCGAGTTAGAGAATCCTGATGATGCTAGGATTCTTCTCTCACGAGCGGTAGAATGTTGCAATACGAGTGTAGAACTTTGGTTGGCTTTGGCTCGATTGGAGACTTATGAAAATGCTAGAAAGGTTCTTAATAAAGCTAGGGAGAATATTCCTACGGATAGACAGATTTGGACTACAGCTGCAAAGTTGGAGGAGGCTAATGGGAATATTCATATGGTTGAGAAGATTATTGATAGATCGCTGACTTCGTTGAGTGCTAATGGAGTTGAGATTAATAGGGAGCAGTGGTTCCAGGAGGCAATTGAAGCGGAGAAATCGGGTGCGGTTCATTGTTGTCAGGCGATTACTAAGGCAGTGATTGGAATTGGTGTCGAGGAGGAGGATAGGAAACAGACTTGGATTGACGATGCTGAATTTGTAAGtttcttttggtttttatacattcttttcttctttaaccgtttttgaagtgaaaacttttttagtatcgtagtgatttgaaacacgataaaacgaaaaagcgacagtaTAATATTGATGATTTATAATCGAAGCACAGCTGAAACTATAATATATATAAGAATCGTTAATATCTTATTAGATAGGTATAACTTGAAAGTGATCATTAAGAAGGGAATtttcgaaattcaaaaatttaatagggcaaacaggggtaaaacgacATAGGATAGAAATAGCTATTTTTTTAACAGTGaatcgtagagagttgattttttttaatgaatgaatCGGTCATTTCTAAAACCACTTATGTAAGTCCAAACATTTTTCAGGAACcaataaaaactgtttcatGCTCATGCAAACTAAGCTAGAGGACTTTTTTaagcttcttcttcttcctttttttcggcgctgttatgatctcgatgtcgaggggatcataaccttcccacgttactgcttcacactagtgatccgcttgtggggttcgccgggttgacctcagaaatcggcggcaagcctcccggttttgtattgttccgtttctgaggccaactgaatgctggtgtttttgcatttgcttgtaccaggggTTTTTAGGCCTAACTTTCTTTTTTAAGCTTAATTTAGTATTTCAGTTGTAAGAAACGGATGTGTAAAATAACcgtcatattttattagaaataataacaaaaaaaaaaaaaaaacccgaaaAACTGTTTTCGGCTTTAGTTGTTTTAGCAAGGAATAGCATTTGTGGTATATAATTTATAGGTTAAATGGttctttaacaaattttgtaatattattgaaaattattcttaaaaatatatttatacatcattggcgccgggtacaaaggtgttaagtcagaaaatgtagttttgaggaaaatgaaattgaagtttcaatttttgtttgtaaatctgaatattattatttttaaaaagtaatgatgcagaaacatcatttataagatctattttaatatccatatgctgttgaccagaaaattaccgttaaaaaaaattgtgttgacttaaaactttagagccatttagtctttaaaaataaacttggtccaaaggtgttaagtcaagaaaaatctttgtttacattgataacaaggtttaatttataaaagaaagttggaaATATTAATGTGATAAATTACCAAatgtaaaaattctttttgaaataatataaaacagtAGAAAAATCGccttacgttttttttttttcttcatcttgacttaacgctttaggatcaatttttttatttaaaaatttaaaatgaatgcaaaaacaaaggagttaagtcaGTTTACGCCCTCAGtaccatacaatttaaaaaatttttgacttaaacccTTTGTACCGAATCTTTTCGAATCTAATTTCTAACGAAAGGAGATACgctagagctatggcgataggaccaaacgaaagagaaaacaaaactgactgaagtccaataaaaatccgaaatcgatttttttgacttaacccctttgtacccggcatcAAAGACATGTCACATCTATTTATTTTACATGTTTTATTACTTTAAGTAACATAATCatatgaagggtccaggggaaaaacagcacaagtccattccaattcatttcgagaaaaacgcattttaaaattttgttctccatacaacttagtactaaaagcacacaatttatttgttttttcagcaaggcttaaatttgttttataaaagtaaggatgccatcagatagtgctcagtaaatactacaagacctcatcattagtttattgTATGCAAAAAATGGACATGTGTCGTTTTTATCCTGGACCCTTCATATTCTCTATCATTCTTATTTGAGTTGGGTCACCAaccgtttcaaaaaaaaaaaaaaatacctggtATATTTGTAGTAAAATTCTTCTATATTTGTTGCAAATATTATCCAAATTGAAGACTTGAATATacggtaaattgaaaaatacacatttttgtGCTGTGCCCGTTTATGAACCCACAAATTATAGCTAAAGCGAACACTTGAgcatgaaattgattttttaagaattcggtgATCGAAATTTCACACCTCTATGATTTTGACCCTTAAGCTCTTTCCTATCAATTTCCTTGTTAACCGTTATATTCTATTTCAGTGTGCAAAGGAGAACGCTTTCGAGTGCGCCAGAGCAGTTTACGCCTATGCCCTTCAGGTGTTTCCATCTAAAAAGAGTATCTGGCTGCGTGCCGCTTATTTCGAGAAAAACCACGGAACTCGCGAGAGTTTGGAAGCTCTCCTTCAACGAGCAGTTGCCCATTGTCCCAAATCGGAGGTCCTTTGGTTGATGGGAGCCAAGTCTAAATGGTTGGCTGATGATGTTCCAGCTGCTCGTGGTATTCTATCGTTGGCTTTCCAGGCAAATCCCAATTCCGAGGATATCTGGTTGGCAGCCGTCAAACTAGAAAGTGAGAATTCTGAATACGAACGTGCTCGACGTCTCCTGGCCAAAGCTAGAGCATCAGCACCAACTCCTCGAGTTATGATGAAATCGGCGAGATTAGAATGGGCTCTAAATCGCATGGACGATGCACTTCGTCTTCTTGACGAGGCTGTAAAAGTTTTCCCTGACTTTCCAAAATTGTGGATGATGAAAGGACAAATAGAAGAACAGGAAAAGCGATTAGACGAAGCTGCCAACACTTATACCCAAGGTATAAAAAAATGTCCTACTTCGATTCCGTTGTGGATTTTGTCGTCATCATTGGAAGAATCTAAAGGAGCTTTGACTAAAGCTCGTTCGATTTTGGAACGTGGACGTCTTAAGAATCCAAAGACTTCGCAACTCTGGTTGGAAGCTATTCGAGTGGAATTACGGGCCGGGTTGAAAGAAATCGCCTCGACCATGATGGCAAGAGCATTACAAGAGTGTCCCACAGCTGGAGAACTTTGGGCTGAGGCTATATTCATGGAATCGAAGCCACAGAGGAAGACCAAGTCTGTGGATGCTCTCAAAAAGTGTGAACATGATCCACATGTTTTGTTGGCagtttcaaaactattttggtccgaacacaaattttcaaagtgcAGGGATTGGtttaatcgaacggtaattaaaagaaatatgAGACCATGGATTCTAATGACTATTCTTTTTGCAGGTTAAAATTGATCCTGATTTTGGAGATGCATGGGCTTATTTCTACAAGTTCGAATTGATTCATGGAAATGAGGACCAACAAAAAGAAGTCCAAGAGCGTTGTGTAGCTGCTGAGCCAAAACACGGAGAGGCATGGTGTGCCGTTAGCAAACACATAAAGAACTGGTGTTTTAAGACTCCAGAGATTCTGGCGGGAGTTGTCAAGCAATTGGCAATACCAACTTAAAatgtaatgaaaataaaactttgaatttactttatttttatttttactacttTCTGTACACGTCTA encodes:
- the LOC129918845 gene encoding pre-mRNA-processing factor 6, whose protein sequence is MSNITAAVIANRNKKHFLGVPAPLGYVAGVGRGATGFTTRSDIGPARDANDVSDDRHAPPAAKRKKKEEEEEDDEDLNDSNYDEFSGYSGSLFSKDPYDKDDEEADAIYESIDKRMDEKRKEYRDRRMKEDLEKYRQERPKIQQQFSDLKRSLATVTAEEWSTIPEVGDSRNRKQRNPRAEKFTPLPDSVISRNLGGEASSTIDPRSGLSSMVPGVATPGMLTPTGDLDLRKIGQARNTLMNVKLSQVSDSVEGQTVVDPKGYLTDLQSMIPTYGGDINDIKKARLLLKSVRETNPNHPPAWIASARLEEVTGKVQMARNLIMRGCEINPQSEDLWLEAARLQPPDTAKAVIAQAARHIPTSVRIWIKAADLETETKAKRRVFRKALEHIPNSVRLWKAAVELENPDDARILLSRAVECCNTSVELWLALARLETYENARKVLNKARENIPTDRQIWTTAAKLEEANGNIHMVEKIIDRSLTSLSANGVEINREQWFQEAIEAEKSGAVHCCQAITKAVIGIGVEEEDRKQTWIDDAEFCAKENAFECARAVYAYALQVFPSKKSIWLRAAYFEKNHGTRESLEALLQRAVAHCPKSEVLWLMGAKSKWLADDVPAARGILSLAFQANPNSEDIWLAAVKLESENSEYERARRLLAKARASAPTPRVMMKSARLEWALNRMDDALRLLDEAVKVFPDFPKLWMMKGQIEEQEKRLDEAANTYTQGIKKCPTSIPLWILSSSLEESKGALTKARSILERGRLKNPKTSQLWLEAIRVELRAGLKEIASTMMARALQECPTAGELWAEAIFMESKPQRKTKSVDALKKCEHDPHVLLAVSKLFWSEHKFSKCRDWFNRTVKIDPDFGDAWAYFYKFELIHGNEDQQKEVQERCVAAEPKHGEAWCAVSKHIKNWCFKTPEILAGVVKQLAIPT